From the genome of Nitrospinaceae bacterium:
TGAATTCCCCGGATAAGACTAGGCGTTAATGAGATCTTTTCAGATTGGTGGCACTATTCCAGCCTTGCATTAAAAATTCAAGCAAATTTTTATTATTTGAATGCTTCTGCGGCATTGACCAGGTTATAAGTCAGGGCCTGAAAATACCCTTCTACCGTCCATTAACTGTGTCTGCGCCACCTTATCCCGGGGAGAATTGACGCCGGGAGGGCACTTTGTTAGCGTCGCCAATTCCAGGGATTCACTTCCCGCCTCATCTTATTTGGTCTCTAGATACTGGTCGCCCTCATACCTTGCCGGAGGTGTTTTTCATGGCTTCTGCTCTTGAACAGATGGACCCCGAAATTTTTGGTGCAATTGAAAAAGAAACCGTCCGGCAGGGGGACGAGCTAGAGCTTATCGCGTCCGAAAACTACGTCAGCGCGGCGGTTATGGAGGCGGCTGGCGGGGTGATGACCAACAAATACGCAGAGGGCCTTCCCGGCAAGCGCTACTACGGCGGCTGCCAATTCGTGGACGTCGCCGAGACACTGGCCATCGAGCGCGCCAAGGCCCTTTTCGGAATGGACCACGCCTCGGTGCAGCCCCACAGCGGGGCCCAGGCCAACGCCGCCGTCTATTTCGGCCTGCTTGAGCCGGGTGACACCATTCTCGGCATGAATCTTTCTCATGGCGGGCACCTTACCCACGGCCACCCGGTAACTTTCTCTGGCCGCTGGTTCAATGTTTTTGCCTACGGGGTGGACCCTGAGAACCATGTCATCGATTTTGACGAGGTGGAAAAGCAGGCCAAAGAGCACCGGCCCAAAATAATTGTTGTCGGCGCGAGCGCCTATCCGCGCACCATCGATTACCAGCGCTTTCGCCAGATTGCAGATGAAATCGGCGCCGTGGTCATGGCCGATATCGCCCACATCGCCGGGCTCATCGTCACCGGCCAGCACCCCACCCCGGCGGGACACGCACACATCGTCACCACGACCACCCACAAGACCCTCCGCGGCCCCCGGGGCGGCATGATTCTCTCGGGTGAGGAACATGCCCCGGCGATGAGCAAAGCCGTTTTCCCCGGCATGCAGGGCGGCCCACTCATGCACATCATTGCTGCCAAGGCGGTGGCGTTCAAAGAGGCGGCCACGGATGGTTTCAAGGAATACGGCGCCCAGATCGTGAAAAACGCCAAGGCCCTTGCCGAGGCGCTGCATGCCAGAAATATCCAGATGGTATCGGGCGGCACCGACAACCACCTTATTTTGCTCGATCTGCGCGAGGCTGGCTTCAGCGGCAAAAAAGCTGAGCGCGTTCTTGGGGAGGCCGGCATCACGGTCAACAAAAATGCCATTCCCTTCGACACGCGCAAGCCCACCCTCACCAGCGGTGTCCGCCTGGGCACCCCGGCGCTAACTTCCCGAAAAATGAAAGAAGCCGAAATGGCGACACTCGGTGGCTGGATTGCCGATGTCCTGGGCGATCCCGATAACGAGGGGCGCATCGCCTCGATCAGGGACGACGTTAAATCGTTGTGCGCAAAATTCCCGATGGGCCCCGGTGGCGCAAGACCCGAGTAAAAGGGTGTTTGAAGTCGAGTAGTTTTCTGATTTGTGATTTACACATTAAAACCCCGGGGCCGAAGCCTCGGGGTTTTTTGCTTGCTCTTGTTTTATGCCCCTATCCCTCAAATGGTGCGTACTTGAAGCTGGTGCCCCCGGTTTTTTCGAGCTGGTGAATTGCCCCGATGGTTTTGTGGTCATGGAGCGGGGGGCCGATGAGCTGGGCCCCGAGGGGCAGCCCCCCCTGGCTGAAGCCTGTTGGAAATCCGGTGGAAGGAAAGCCCAGAAAATTAATGTGCCGCGTTAGCGAGATCAGGTGGGCCCGCGCGTCGTAATCTTTTCCGCCGATGGTGACTGTGCTGGCCGAGCGAAGCGGCGCGGGCATGGGTGTCGAGGCGGCCAGAACAAAATCGACCTTCCCAAAGACCTCTTTCAAAACCCGTGCTGTCCATTGCGAGCGGTAGCGCTGCGCCTGAATATAAGTAGTCGCGGGAATGAAAAAACCAATTTGCAGGCGCTCAAGAACCTTCGGGTCGTAGTCGCCTGCTCGCTCGCGCACATTTTTTTCGTGTATGGCGGCCGCCTCGGACATCATGAAGTTCGTGGCCATGGGGTACGCATTTTCGAGATCGGGAATTTCCACCTCGACAACACTCGCGCCCGCCTCCTCAAAAGCGCGTGCCGCCGCTTCCACGCCCGCAACAGTTTCGGGCTCGGATTGATCGACATAGTAATTCCGGGCGTGTCCGATGCGAACACCCTTGAGCGAGGTGCCCAGCGCACCCATGAAATCGGGCGCCTCCACCTGGAGGGAACTCGGGTCCTCCGGGTCGGGCCCCGCAATGGCGGCCATCATCAAGGCGCAATCCTCGGCGGATGTCGCCAGCGGGCCAAAACTGTCGAGCGACCATGAAAGCGGGAAACACGCCGCCTTCGTCACCAGTCCGAATGTGGGTTTGTGCCCGATAGCGCCGCAGAGCGAGGTCGGTATCCGGATGGAGCCCCCGGTGTCCGAGCCGATGGTGATCGCCGCCTGAGCGGTCAGTACGGCGTTCCCAGAGCCTCCGCTTGAGCCGCCGGTGACTCGCTCTGGGTCCCAGGGATTTTTCTGGTCGCCGTAGTGGGGGTTGTGGCCAGAGGGTCCAAAGGCAAATTCGTGCAGATTGAGTTTTCCGAGAATAACTGCGCCAGAGTCTCTAATCATTCGGGTAATAGGTGCGTCCCTAACAGCAACATTGTCTTTGTATATCAGGCTTCCTGCGGTTGTTTTGAGCCCGTCGACATCGATGAGATCCTTTAGGCCGACCGGAACGCCCCCCAGTGGGCCGAGGTTGTCTCCGGCAGCGATGGCCTCATCGATCTTGCCCGCCCCTAGAAGCGCGCCCTCGCGGTCGAGGGTGATCCAGGTGTTGAGAGCCGGGCCGATTTTTTCGGCGCGCGCGAGAAAGGCTTGTGCCGCCTCGGTGGCCGATATTTTTTTTGACCGAATTTGCTCGGCAATCTGAGCCGCCCCGAGGCGTGTGATGTCATCCCCCATGGCGAATCCCCTTGAGTAAGGCGTTATGGCCCATCGGCTCGGAAGCGTCTTCTAGCGCGTCTACAACGCGGCGGTTAGCCTGGTCGAGCGTTTTTAACATGGCGGCGAATCCGGATGTTTTCGCTGGGTCCATCTGGTTTCCAAGCAACGCTTCGCATTGGCGTGATATTTCTTCTTCGGAAAAATTCACGAAAAATCCTTTCTTGGGAAGAGAATCATTCAGGGCTAAAAGAGGATGCTAACGCTTCGAATCCTGCCGATGCAAATCCGCCGGGCGCTTGTTGTCTCCCAGTGCGTAAATAGAGGACAATGGACTTGTGCAATCTGATCCGCCCCTGGAAGGCCTAAATGTCTCAAGGTCAGCTTGTCAGGCGTGCAGGTGTGCTGGTGCTTGCGGGAATGCTGGCCCTCGCTCCGGGGGGCTGTGCATTTGTCGTCAAGGAAGTATTCAGCCGGGGATTGCAGGACCGGACCGGAGAAGAGCAGATCTATGATGCCGGTATTTTCTCGCGGTTTACGAGAAAAATCGAAAAGATTAATCCCGATCTCTTGTTTGACCTCAATGTAGATGTCTGGCGGGGGCGCGTCATGCTGACCGGATTGATGGACGATCCTGTGCTCTGGGAGAGGCTTGTTCGGGTAATCAAAGAGGATGGGCAGGCGAGGAGGATTTACAACGAGATCCTCATCGTTCCCAATAAAGAAAAGGGAAACCTGGAAACAGTGCTTCCGCCGTCCCAGCAGTTGAAGGATTATCTTGTTGAGATGGATGTAAAGGTAAGACTTTTTTCAGACGATGACGTTAAGTCCGTTAATTATCATTTGCGGTCGGTGCGCAATCGTATTTATATAATAGGATATTCTCGGAGCGCTATAGAGCGCCGCCGGGTGTTGCGTCTCATCCGGGAAGTAAACGGCGTCAATGAAGTGAAGGATTTTATTTCAATTGCGCCGGCGGGGAAGTATTACGCCGGGAAGAAACAAAGCGCTAAACCTTAAATTTGCCACCGGCGGCTAAAACGAAATATGGCCGCTGGCTTTTCAATGGAATTTTCTCATGCCTCGTCTTAGCGTACTGGATCAATCTCCTATTCGGGACGGAAGCACGGCTGCCGAAGCGATTCGCGAGTCGGTGCGTCTCGCCCAGGCAGCTGACCGGCTTGGCTATCATCGCTACTGGGTGGCCGAGCACCACAGCCACAGTGGTCTTGCCGGGCCATCTCCCGAAATTATGATCGGCCAGATTGCGGCGAACACAAAAAATATTCGTGTTGGCGCGGGCGGCGTTATGTTGAGCCATTACAGTGCACTCAAGGTGGCAGAAAACTTTCGTGTTCTCGAGACTTTCTTCCCCGGGCGCATAGACATCGGCATCGGCCGTGCACCGGGGTCTGATCAACTCACCTCCTCGGCGCTCGCGAATGGCGGAAATCCACTTTCAGTGGAGGATTTTCCTCAAAAAGTCTCGGATTTGCTCGGCTATCTGGATGGGGGGCTCGCGCCGGGGCATCCTTTTGAAAAACTCAAAGCCATGCCCGACGGGCCAACCACGCCGGTAACCTGGCTGCTCGGCTCAAGCGACCAGAGCGCGATTCTCGCCGCCTATTTTGGCTGCCCCTTCTCGTTCGCCCACTTCATCAACGCCAAGGCGGCCGGGCCGGTGCTGGACATCTACCGCGAGCGTTTCGAGCCCTCGGATAGGTGTCCGGAGCCCCAGGCTAATCTTGGGGTGTTCGTTTTTTGCTCGGAGGACGGCGAGGAGGCGCGGCGCCACGCGGCGAGCCGGGGCCTGTTTTTTTTGCGCATCAGAAAAGGTGAGGGTGGCGGTATCCCCTCTCCCGAGGAAGCGCTTGCCTATCCCTACACCGAGATGGAGCGGCATTTCGTGGACGACACCCTGGCCCGGACCATTGCCGGAACCCCTGATGAGGTTAAAGCCAAGCTGCTTGAGTTGGGAGAGCAAACCGGGGTGGATGAATTTGTCGTCGTCAACCAATGCTACGATTTTGATTTCCGGATGAAGACCTACGCGCTTCTGGCCGAGGCGTTTGGGCTGGAGCCGCGGGGTTAGGCGCGTTTCCTGGTTTTTAGATCGGAC
Proteins encoded in this window:
- a CDS encoding BON domain-containing protein, producing the protein MSQGQLVRRAGVLVLAGMLALAPGGCAFVVKEVFSRGLQDRTGEEQIYDAGIFSRFTRKIEKINPDLLFDLNVDVWRGRVMLTGLMDDPVLWERLVRVIKEDGQARRIYNEILIVPNKEKGNLETVLPPSQQLKDYLVEMDVKVRLFSDDDVKSVNYHLRSVRNRIYIIGYSRSAIERRRVLRLIREVNGVNEVKDFISIAPAGKYYAGKKQSAKP
- a CDS encoding LLM class flavin-dependent oxidoreductase → MPRLSVLDQSPIRDGSTAAEAIRESVRLAQAADRLGYHRYWVAEHHSHSGLAGPSPEIMIGQIAANTKNIRVGAGGVMLSHYSALKVAENFRVLETFFPGRIDIGIGRAPGSDQLTSSALANGGNPLSVEDFPQKVSDLLGYLDGGLAPGHPFEKLKAMPDGPTTPVTWLLGSSDQSAILAAYFGCPFSFAHFINAKAAGPVLDIYRERFEPSDRCPEPQANLGVFVFCSEDGEEARRHAASRGLFFLRIRKGEGGGIPSPEEALAYPYTEMERHFVDDTLARTIAGTPDEVKAKLLELGEQTGVDEFVVVNQCYDFDFRMKTYALLAEAFGLEPRG
- a CDS encoding amidase, with amino-acid sequence MGDDITRLGAAQIAEQIRSKKISATEAAQAFLARAEKIGPALNTWITLDREGALLGAGKIDEAIAAGDNLGPLGGVPVGLKDLIDVDGLKTTAGSLIYKDNVAVRDAPITRMIRDSGAVILGKLNLHEFAFGPSGHNPHYGDQKNPWDPERVTGGSSGGSGNAVLTAQAAITIGSDTGGSIRIPTSLCGAIGHKPTFGLVTKAACFPLSWSLDSFGPLATSAEDCALMMAAIAGPDPEDPSSLQVEAPDFMGALGTSLKGVRIGHARNYYVDQSEPETVAGVEAAARAFEEAGASVVEVEIPDLENAYPMATNFMMSEAAAIHEKNVRERAGDYDPKVLERLQIGFFIPATTYIQAQRYRSQWTARVLKEVFGKVDFVLAASTPMPAPLRSASTVTIGGKDYDARAHLISLTRHINFLGFPSTGFPTGFSQGGLPLGAQLIGPPLHDHKTIGAIHQLEKTGGTSFKYAPFEG
- a CDS encoding serine hydroxymethyltransferase, whose translation is MASALEQMDPEIFGAIEKETVRQGDELELIASENYVSAAVMEAAGGVMTNKYAEGLPGKRYYGGCQFVDVAETLAIERAKALFGMDHASVQPHSGAQANAAVYFGLLEPGDTILGMNLSHGGHLTHGHPVTFSGRWFNVFAYGVDPENHVIDFDEVEKQAKEHRPKIIVVGASAYPRTIDYQRFRQIADEIGAVVMADIAHIAGLIVTGQHPTPAGHAHIVTTTTHKTLRGPRGGMILSGEEHAPAMSKAVFPGMQGGPLMHIIAAKAVAFKEAATDGFKEYGAQIVKNAKALAEALHARNIQMVSGGTDNHLILLDLREAGFSGKKAERVLGEAGITVNKNAIPFDTRKPTLTSGVRLGTPALTSRKMKEAEMATLGGWIADVLGDPDNEGRIASIRDDVKSLCAKFPMGPGGARPE